Proteins found in one Cytobacillus luteolus genomic segment:
- a CDS encoding iron-containing alcohol dehydrogenase — protein sequence MKVSTFKIANKLITGEGSIQVLHQETTRLGMKNPLIVTDEILRDLGVVEKITQLLTGISFGIYTGVKPEPEISIVEECRELYNKGFHDGLIALGGGSAIDIAKSVSAAAQFEGTIHELIGTDLVPKKGSPIIAIPTTAGTGSEVTNIAILSDKEAQLKKGIVSDFLLPDVAIVAPEMTVTMPKSVTAASGIDALVHAIEAYISVNASPITDSLAIGAIKLIAKNLPKAYANPEHIEARENMATASLMAGMAFGNAGVGAVHALAYPLGGRYHIAHGISNALLLPYVMEWNKISCVEKFRDIAEALGAKTDTLTDEEAADKAVELMRRLCTTVNIPKGMRLFNVPEEEIPAMAEDASKITRLLKNNPRKLDKREIEEIYRSAY from the coding sequence ATGAAGGTCTCTACTTTTAAAATTGCTAATAAGCTTATTACAGGGGAAGGTAGCATCCAAGTTTTACATCAAGAGACTACAAGATTAGGGATGAAAAACCCGCTAATTGTCACAGATGAAATCTTAAGAGATCTAGGTGTGGTTGAAAAGATTACTCAGCTATTAACTGGAATAAGCTTTGGAATTTATACAGGAGTTAAACCAGAACCAGAAATCTCAATTGTTGAAGAGTGCAGAGAATTGTATAACAAAGGGTTTCATGACGGTCTCATTGCACTTGGTGGGGGAAGTGCTATTGATATTGCGAAAAGTGTATCGGCTGCAGCACAATTTGAGGGAACTATCCACGAATTGATTGGTACTGATTTGGTCCCGAAAAAAGGTTCTCCCATTATTGCGATACCTACCACAGCTGGAACTGGTTCGGAGGTAACGAACATTGCCATTTTATCAGATAAAGAGGCTCAGCTAAAAAAGGGAATTGTGAGTGATTTCCTTCTACCAGATGTCGCAATCGTCGCACCAGAAATGACCGTAACAATGCCAAAGTCAGTAACTGCCGCAAGCGGTATTGATGCACTTGTTCATGCGATTGAAGCCTATATATCTGTCAATGCTTCACCAATCACAGATTCACTTGCCATAGGTGCAATTAAGCTTATTGCAAAGAACTTACCGAAGGCTTATGCAAATCCTGAACATATTGAAGCAAGAGAAAATATGGCTACAGCAAGCTTAATGGCTGGTATGGCTTTTGGAAACGCAGGTGTAGGAGCGGTTCATGCATTAGCCTATCCACTTGGTGGTCGATATCATATTGCGCACGGGATAAGTAATGCATTATTACTCCCATACGTGATGGAGTGGAATAAAATTAGTTGTGTTGAGAAGTTCCGTGATATTGCAGAAGCACTTGGTGCTAAAACTGACACGCTTACTGATGAAGAAGCTGCCGATAAAGCTGTTGAGTTAATGAGACGATTATGTACGACAGTAAACATTCCAAAGGGGATGCGATTATTTAACGTACCTGAAGAAGAAATTCCAGCGATGGCTGAAGATGCATCGAAAATAACAAGACTGTTAAAAAATAACCCTCGTAAGCTAGATAAAAGAGAAATTGAAGAGATTTATCGTTCTGCGTATTAA
- a CDS encoding ABC transporter ATP-binding protein, whose protein sequence is MIKRFFQYYKPHKKLFALDFSSAIVVALLELAFPLAVAWFIDSLLPTGDWNAIVLVSLGLLVMYVSSTFLQFIVNYWGHMLGINIETDMRHQLFHHVQRQSFRFFDNTKTGHIMSRVTNDLMDIGELAHHGPEDLFIAVMTFVGAFWIMLTINVKLAVVAILIVPLLVWLITYCNIRMNKAWKQMYSDIADVNARVEDSVSGVRVVQSFTNEEFEIGRFSKDNKKFRLAKLVAYKVMSFSSSGIYMMTRFFTLVVLVFGAWLSFTGELSYGNLVGFVLYVNVLFKPIDKISALMELYPKGMAGFKRFIELIDMEPEVLDKKDAVEVEYLRGDIKFKDVTFGYENNRPVLQGINLQIPAGETVAFVGPSGAGKTTICSLIPRFYDVNEGSITIDGMDIRELTKKSLRSQIGIVQQDVFLFTGTLRENIAYGRLGATQEEVAEAARRAHLEDFIHSLPDGYETQIGERGLKLSGGQKQRLAIARMFLKNPPILILDEATSALDTETEMIIQKALTELAKNRTTLVIAHRLATIRNADRIVVVTEDGIAEEGGHDELIEQGGIFANLHRVQYQHQ, encoded by the coding sequence ATGATAAAGCGTTTTTTTCAGTACTATAAACCGCATAAAAAGCTCTTTGCACTCGATTTTAGCAGTGCAATTGTGGTAGCACTTTTAGAGCTAGCCTTTCCTCTTGCGGTTGCATGGTTCATAGATTCATTACTTCCAACAGGAGATTGGAATGCAATCGTTCTTGTTAGTTTAGGCCTACTTGTAATGTATGTAAGTAGTACTTTTCTTCAGTTTATCGTGAACTATTGGGGTCACATGCTTGGGATTAATATTGAAACAGATATGAGGCATCAGCTGTTTCACCATGTTCAAAGGCAGTCGTTTCGCTTTTTTGATAATACGAAAACTGGACATATAATGAGCCGAGTGACTAATGACCTTATGGATATCGGTGAGCTTGCTCATCACGGTCCAGAAGATTTATTTATAGCGGTTATGACGTTTGTTGGGGCATTTTGGATTATGCTTACAATCAATGTGAAACTTGCGGTTGTTGCTATTTTAATCGTACCGTTACTTGTTTGGTTAATTACGTATTGTAATATCCGAATGAACAAAGCATGGAAGCAAATGTATAGTGACATTGCTGATGTAAATGCAAGAGTAGAAGACAGTGTATCAGGCGTACGTGTCGTTCAATCATTTACCAATGAAGAATTTGAGATTGGTAGATTTTCAAAAGATAATAAAAAATTCCGTTTAGCAAAGCTAGTTGCTTATAAAGTAATGTCATTTAGTTCATCAGGTATATACATGATGACACGCTTTTTCACGCTTGTTGTTCTAGTATTCGGAGCGTGGTTAAGCTTTACGGGAGAGCTTTCCTACGGTAACCTTGTTGGGTTTGTTCTTTATGTAAACGTACTTTTTAAGCCAATCGATAAAATCAGTGCCTTAATGGAACTTTACCCTAAAGGTATGGCAGGATTTAAAAGGTTCATAGAATTAATTGATATGGAACCAGAAGTTCTTGATAAAAAGGATGCAGTAGAAGTTGAGTATCTTCGTGGAGATATTAAATTTAAGGACGTTACCTTTGGTTATGAGAACAATCGTCCTGTTTTACAAGGAATCAATTTACAGATTCCTGCTGGTGAAACGGTAGCTTTTGTTGGTCCATCAGGAGCGGGCAAGACGACGATTTGTTCACTGATCCCACGTTTTTATGATGTGAATGAAGGCTCTATTACCATTGATGGGATGGATATTAGAGAGTTAACGAAAAAATCATTACGCTCACAGATTGGAATAGTGCAACAGGATGTCTTTTTATTTACAGGAACTCTACGTGAAAACATTGCGTATGGAAGATTAGGAGCAACTCAAGAGGAAGTAGCAGAGGCAGCAAGACGAGCACATCTTGAGGATTTCATTCATTCTTTACCTGATGGCTATGAAACTCAAATTGGGGAAAGAGGTTTGAAGCTATCTGGAGGTCAAAAGCAAAGACTTGCGATTGCACGGATGTTCTTAAAGAACCCACCAATTCTTATTCTAGACGAAGCAACATCAGCACTAGATACTGAAACAGAAATGATTATTCAAAAGGCTTTAACAGAATTGGCTAAAAATCGTACAACGTTAGTAATTGCGCATAGACTTGCAACCATTCGCAATGCAGACAGAATTGTTGTTGTGACAGAGGATGGAATTGCAGAAGAAGGCGGTCATGATGAGTTAATTGAGCAAGGTGGCATTTTTGCTAATCTTCATCGTGTGCAGTATCAACATCAATAG